The Alcaligenes aquatilis genome contains the following window.
CTGTCTGCTGTTCCGCCTTCGGAGGCCTTGCTGTATCAACTGTTCAGTGCTTTTGTGATTCTGATGGTGGCTGCGGTGGTCAGCGGTCAAACCCAGGTGCATTGGTCGGGTTTGCTGGGCGCCAGTCTGGTATTTCAGTCCGTGGTGGTGGCTTTTCTAAGCTTTCTGGTCTGGTTCTGGTTGCTGCGTAATTATCAGGCCTCGCGCCTGGGGGTGTTCTCTTTTGCGACTCCACTGTTCGGTGTGTTATTTGGTGCTTTCTTGCTGGGCGAAGCCATAGAACCCCGTTTTGTGATGGGCGCTTTACTGGTGCTGATGGGCATTACCCTGGTCAGTGCCTATAGCTGGATCAGTCAGCTGCGACGTCGCAGAACGTGAGCGAGTCAGCGATCCGATGCGAACGCCCTTAAGGGGCAAGGCGTTGCCGCAAGCTGCTTTTCAACCAGCGGCAAAATTGGCGAGCATCACGTTGTTGGGGTGATTGTGCGTTGACATAGGCCATGTAGGTTGCGCCTGTGGCAACCTGGCCAGGGCCCACTTCCCGCAAGACGCCATCGCGTAGATGGTCCATGACCAGTAAACGTGGCACAACCAGAAATCCTGATCCGGCAATGGCCCCGGCAATGGCGAAAAACAGGTGATCGTAGGTGGCGCTCATCAGCAGACGCGAAGGCTCAATCCCCTGATCCAGAGCCCATACACCCAATATGTCGGGGCGTGAGCGCGCGGTCACCATAGGCCAGTGCTCCCACGTTTGCCCGCTGTGTTGCTGAATCAAGGCCGGTGCGGCCACACAGACGAGTTCTTCACGTGTCAGCTCCCAGCTTTCGCTATCGGGCAGGTTTAAATCCCGGCTGATCAGGACATCGAATTCTTCATTAGGGCGTGGTGGCGATAGATTGGTGATCAGATCAATCTGCATGGCGTGCTGGGCGGTGAACTGGCCAAGCATGGGAACCATCACCGTCATTGAAAAACTGGGCATGGACGTGCGGACTCGCAGCCGTCCGTGCTGATCCGGCTGATGGGCGATTTGCTGAATGGCCATCTCCAGGGTGGCCATTGCATCTTTGACCGTGTCATACAACTGCAGGCCGGCTGCCGTCAGCTCAATATAGGGACCTCGTCGAATGAACAGGGCCTGTTTGCTGACTTTTTCCAAGGTGGCGATATGTCGGCTGACTGCGCTTTGGGTGATCCCCAGGCTTTGGGCTGCACGGGTGAAATTGCCTTGTCGGCCCACGGCGACAAATACGCGCAGTGGAACCAGAGGAACCGTCTCAAGCATGATTAAAACTCATGATAGGGTCACGACTAATAGGGGGTGGAGGTAGGGTGTAACAGAACGGTCATCTACGATAAATACCATGATTTCCATGCGATTTTATTTAAATTTCAGGAAATAATCATGCAAAACCGTTTTCCTTATCTATCCGCTTTGCTCATGCTTTCTTGCCTGGCTTCGGGCGCCGCCAAGGCCGATGAGGTGGTGTTGTACTCCTCTAATAATATCGATGTGGTGAACACGGTGATTGAGCAGTTCCGTCAGGTTCATCCCGAGATAGCGGTGTCCGTGGTGCGGGCGGGTTCCGGTGCCTTGATGCAGCGTATCAAGGCAGAGGCCGATCAACCTTTGGGTGACTTGTTCTGGTCGGGTGGGTTTTCCACCTTGTCGCAGTATGCCGATTACCTGGCGCCCTACTCCTCGCCTGAAGCCTCGGCGGTAGGAGCCCAGTTTCAGGGGCCAGACCAACGCTGGCTGGGTACCAATACCCATGTCACGGTGTTGATGGTCAATGAGCGTCAGTTGGGCAAACTCCAGGCTCCTGCCAGTTGGGCGGATCTGGCTGATCCTGCCTGGAAGGGCAAGATCGTGATTCCTGATCCGGCACGCAGCAGCTCCTCCTATGTCGCCCTGTACGGTTTGCAGGAGTTGATGGGTCAGGACGTGTTTGAAAAAGTGGCTCGCAATGCCGTGGTGGTCGGCACGACAGCGGGCGCCTACGAAGGCGTTGCCAATGGCGAGTTCGCGGTTGCGGTAACGATGGAGTATGCCGCCTATCAATATGTGGCCGGTGGGCTGGATACGATTGATCTGGTCTACCCCAAAGAGGGCACTTTCCTGTCGCCGGAAGGGATGGCCTTGATTAAGGGTGGGCGTAATCCCGAGTCTGCCCGCAAGTTGTACGACTTCCTGGCCTCGCGTCCTGCACAGGAAGAGGTATTCAAAAGTGCGTTTCGCCGTCCTTTACGCAGCGATATTGCCGTCAATACGCTGACAAGCCTGCCTGCCATGGATCAGATCCGTGTGCATGCACTGGACGATGAGCGTATGGGTGCCGATCGTGAGGCTTTCCTGGCGCGTTGGCGTGATCTGGTTTCGCAGCGCTAGGCAGGACTCCTATGCAGATACATTTATCAGGCATTCAGCAAAGCTACGGCGCACAGACCTTGTTTCAGGGTTTGGATCTGAATATCCCCAGCGGCTCCTTGTTTACCCTGTTGGGGCCGTCGGGTTGTGGCAAGACGACCTTGCTACGCATGTTGGCCGGATTTGTGCGCCCTGATCATGGCAAGGTGCTGTTCGGCCAGAAAGAGATGACGCAGGTGCCTGTGCACAAACGCAATGTGGGCATGGTGTTTCAGGATTACGCCTTGTTTCCGGACCGCAGCGTGCTTGATAACGTTAGCTACGGTTTGCTGGCGCGTGGTCAGTCTCGCACTCAAGCCCGTGGTCCCGCTTTGGACATGTTGGCGCGGGTAGGTTTGAAGGATAAAGCGGATGCCTTGCCGTCCGCGCTGTCCGGGGGGCAGCGACAGCGAGTGGCCATGGCACGCGCCTTGGTGATCAAGCCTGATCTGCTCTTGCTGGACGAGCCCTTGTCTGCCCTGGATGCAAAGCTGCGCACGGACTTGCGCGAAATGCTGCGGGACTTGCAGCAGGAAGCCGGCATTACCACCGTGTTTGTGACGCATGATCAGGAAGAAGCGCTAAGCGTGTCTGACTACATTGCCGTGATGGACCGGGGATGTGTCCGTCAGGTCGGCACGCCTGAGCAGATTTACCGCTGCCCTGACAACAGCTTTGTGGCCGATTTTGTGGGTGGGGCCAATCTGATCGAGCTTCAAGAGGAACTCGGTCAGGCTGCAGATGGCTGCCGCCGCTTCCGGACAGCGGGTTGCATAGTGCGTATCCAGTCTGCCGGACGTTTTTCTGAGCAGACGATGTTGGCTGTGCGGCCTGAAACCCTGAGTGTGGATGCCTTGCGTCCGCTGGATGAGGGTGACATTGCCGCGCGGATTGAAAGCGTGGATTACCGAGGCCCCAGTACGGCGTATCAATTGCGCACGGAATTTGGTTTTCTGAAAGCGGTGGTTTGGAACACCGGCGCCGTGCAGAGTTGGGAGCGAGGGGATGCGGTGGTCTTGCGCGTTCCCGAGTCGGCTCTTTTGGTGGAGCGGACATGATGCTGGGTTCTTTGCGACGCGATCCAGCCTGGCTGATGCTGGCTCTGGGGGCCGTGGCCTTGCTGGGCTACTTTTTGCTGTGGCCGGTCTTGTCCATGCTGGCCAGTTCCCTGGTCAACCAGGACGGTCAGTTTGGTTTGCATGGTTACGTGCAGTTTTTTTCGGAACCGGCGTACCGGGAGAGCCTGTTCAACACCTTGTGGTTGGGCGGTGCGGTAACCCTGCTCAGTCTGGTGCTGGGCGCCGGTTTGGCCCTGGCAGCCGCGCGCTTTTCCTTCCCATTGGCCGCCTGTCTGGGTGTGTTGCCCTTGCTGACCTTGGTCATTCCGGATGTGGTGGTGGCCGCGGCCTGGATTGTGGTGTTGGGTAAACAAGGCGTGCTCAATAGCCTGCTGGCTCCCTTTGGCCTGGAGTTGCCTTCCTTGTACTCCTGGTGGGGTCTGGTTTTTGTGATGACCTTGAACAACTACGTGTATGCCTATGTGGCTGTGCTGGTAGGTTTGAAGTCCATGGATCGCAACCTGGAAGAGGCGGGTCTCAGTCTGGGCAGCTCACCGGGGCGCACGTTGCGCACTGTGACCTTCCCTCTGATGGTGCCGGCTTTATGCGGTGCTGCGGTGCTGGTTTTCATGCACGTTATCGGGGATTTTGGCGTTCCAGCCATTCTGGGCGCCCGTACCCCCGTGT
Protein-coding sequences here:
- a CDS encoding LysR family transcriptional regulator → MLETVPLVPLRVFVAVGRQGNFTRAAQSLGITQSAVSRHIATLEKVSKQALFIRRGPYIELTAAGLQLYDTVKDAMATLEMAIQQIAHQPDQHGRLRVRTSMPSFSMTVMVPMLGQFTAQHAMQIDLITNLSPPRPNEEFDVLISRDLNLPDSESWELTREELVCVAAPALIQQHSGQTWEHWPMVTARSRPDILGVWALDQGIEPSRLLMSATYDHLFFAIAGAIAGSGFLVVPRLLVMDHLRDGVLREVGPGQVATGATYMAYVNAQSPQQRDARQFCRWLKSSLRQRLAP
- a CDS encoding ABC transporter substrate-binding protein codes for the protein MQNRFPYLSALLMLSCLASGAAKADEVVLYSSNNIDVVNTVIEQFRQVHPEIAVSVVRAGSGALMQRIKAEADQPLGDLFWSGGFSTLSQYADYLAPYSSPEASAVGAQFQGPDQRWLGTNTHVTVLMVNERQLGKLQAPASWADLADPAWKGKIVIPDPARSSSSYVALYGLQELMGQDVFEKVARNAVVVGTTAGAYEGVANGEFAVAVTMEYAAYQYVAGGLDTIDLVYPKEGTFLSPEGMALIKGGRNPESARKLYDFLASRPAQEEVFKSAFRRPLRSDIAVNTLTSLPAMDQIRVHALDDERMGADREAFLARWRDLVSQR
- a CDS encoding ABC transporter ATP-binding protein; this encodes MQIHLSGIQQSYGAQTLFQGLDLNIPSGSLFTLLGPSGCGKTTLLRMLAGFVRPDHGKVLFGQKEMTQVPVHKRNVGMVFQDYALFPDRSVLDNVSYGLLARGQSRTQARGPALDMLARVGLKDKADALPSALSGGQRQRVAMARALVIKPDLLLLDEPLSALDAKLRTDLREMLRDLQQEAGITTVFVTHDQEEALSVSDYIAVMDRGCVRQVGTPEQIYRCPDNSFVADFVGGANLIELQEELGQAADGCRRFRTAGCIVRIQSAGRFSEQTMLAVRPETLSVDALRPLDEGDIAARIESVDYRGPSTAYQLRTEFGFLKAVVWNTGAVQSWERGDAVVLRVPESALLVERT